The following proteins are co-located in the Carassius auratus strain Wakin chromosome 7, ASM336829v1, whole genome shotgun sequence genome:
- the LOC113106577 gene encoding uncharacterized protein LOC113106577, with translation MPTKRCYFHPDCRSTLFSLPRDGEVRDQWLKFIFNSVPQNYYPNLALCAAHFTEESFHNLREFNAGFAQRLVLKDGAVPTLKTEAVYGPQATTSQQGASSQELPTTSTLHEVGCQSDPIETETVATEIKPKMRSVGTQLSMGTLSSFHLRSKGIQATYYGHDVGTQTTDMFPDVQLSSTPVRGSVFRPSKRPRLVFDEEEESELNVEPTDSTYNPDSVVTEESELAIDPQPDHSDNKYIVFESCLRELFVSCPIFKTKCVVQSRRRGTFVAFTQLCEKCNYYRQWQSQPIVGSTPLGNLLLSAATYFTGGSFKQLEKVLQFTIKKSQKNTVLFQYVNNSNKQAGNNN, from the exons ATGCCaacgaaacgctgttattttcatccggATTGCAGGTCCACTTTGTTCAGCCTTCCCAGGGACGGGGAAGTTAGGGATCAAtggttaaaatttatttttaactcggTCCCTCAAAATTATTACCCAAATCTCGCTCTCTGTGCTGCACATTTTACGGAGGAAAGCTTCCACAATCTTCGCGAGTTCAATGCAGGATTCGCCCAACGGCTtgtcctgaaagatggagcagttccaacTTTAAAAACAGAAGCTGTTTACGGGCCACAAGCT ACAACATCTCAGCAGGGTGCGAGTTCCCAAGAGCTCCCCACTACATCTACACTTCATGAAGTTGGATGTCAGTCAGACCCTATAGAGACCGAAACTGTAGCCACAGAGATAAAGCCGAAGATGCGATCAGTGGGTACACAACTTTCAATGGGTACATTGAGCAGTTTCCACTTAAGGAGCAAAG gCATTCAGGCAACATATTATGGTCATGATGTGGGCACCCAAACAACTGACATGTTTCCTGATGTGCAGCTGTCTTCAACACCAGTAAGGGGCTCAGTCTTCAGGCCCAGTAAGAGACCTCGTCTGGTGTTCGATGAGGAAGAAGAATCAGAATTAAATGTCGAACCCACTGATTCCACATATAACCCAGATTCTGTTGTCACTGAAGAATCAGAATTGGC GATAGATCCACAGCCCGACCACAGCGATAACAAATACATTGTTTTTGAAAGCTGTCTTCGAGAGCTGTTTGTGTCCTGTCCAATTTTTAAGACAAAGTGTGTTGTCCAGAGCAGACGAAGGGGGACTTTTGTTGCATTCACCCAGCTTTGTGAAAAGTGTAACTACTACAGACAGTGGCAGAGCCAGCCCATTGTTGGGAGTACCCCACTTGGAAACCTGCTATTGTCTGCTGCAACGTATTTTACCGGTGGATCTTTTAAACAACTAGAGAAggtattacaatttacaataaaaaaatcacaaaaaaatactgtGTTGTTTCAGTATGTAAACAACAGCAACAAGCAGGCAGGCAACAACAACTGA